CTTATCTGTAAAGACGCCCAGGACTACACGGTTCCATTGGAATGGCATACGGCTTATCGGATTCCGGATATGGCGGCAGCGGTGGCGCATCTTGAAAAGATGGGGATCGATTATGAGGGGCCACGGTATCGGCCGGATGGACCGCTTCAGCTGTTTTTGAATGATCCGGACGGGCATGTCATCGAATTGACCCAGCTTGATGTTTAGGCGGCTGTTGAGTTTCAGTATTTTGGCAGTATGCGTATCAGCCTACTGGGGTTGCACTAAGCTCGGTACGGTGACTGAAGAAGCGTGGGGAACCCTGCCAACCGGAGAGGCCGTGACTCTCTACACACTGACCAATCCCAGTGGGATGGAAGTGAAGATCACTAATTATGGCGGGATCATCGTGTCCTTGGCCACCCCGGATCGGGAAGGTGAACTTGAAGATTTGGTACTAGGGTATCATACCCTCGATGAATATGTGGAGCGCAACCCGCTCTTCGGGGCGATCGTTGGGCTGTATGCCAATCGAGTGGAAACCGGACTGGTTGAGTTGGATGGAGAACAAGTTCAGCTTTTCGTACGTGAGCTACCTGGACAGGTTCCAGTCCATACGCACGGTGGATCCGTGGGCTTGGACGAGGTAGTTTGGACGGCGACGACTGGGAGAAAGCAAAAGGCGGTTTATTTGAATCTCCAATACTTGCACCCAGATGGACAGGATGGTTATCCCGGGCCTGTGCATGTCTCAGTCACCTATGGTTTAACAAATGACAACAGTTTGGTCGTTTACTATGAGGCATCGACCGAGAAAACGACGGTCCTGAATCTGACCAATCACTCCTACTTCAACTTGATAGGCGGTGGTATCGGCAATGTTAGAAACCATGTGGTTCAGCTCTATTCCGACGAACTGACGGAAGTTAAGCCAGGTCTTATACCCAACGGCAATTTTATCCCTGTGAAGGATACTCCCTTTGACTTCAATATGCCCAAGCGAATCGGTCTGGAAATCGACGACAGTAACGAGCAACTTCGCCTGGGCCGAGGGTATGATCATAATTATGTGCTGCGTAAATCAGATCAAAAAGGAGCGGAACTTTTTGCCACGGTTTATGAACCTACAAGCGGTCGAATAATGGAAGTGTTTACCGATCAACCGGGAGTGCAGTTTTATACTGCGAATGGCATGCGAGGCATCACCGGAAAGTATGGAGTCGAGTATGGACCGCGGAGTGGATTCTGCTTTGAGACACAACATTATCCAAACTCGCCTAATCATCCTCATTTTCCGAGCACGGTTCTTCGCCCAGGTGAAATCTTCAAATCGACCACCGCCTTTACCTTTAGCGCGGAGTAAAGTAGCCCAGGCATCTTGCCTGGGTAGATTCGGAGAATCGAGTAATGCTTGGTGGCATTAATCTTTAAGGTCTGATGGAAAGCCTCTTGGGAATAAACAGGCGAGACGCCTGTTCTACTATTTTAGATACAGCCCTATAAAACTTGCCGAAGCATCGCCTCATTTACTTAATCAGCATTATGCCTTACACCGCCGATCCTGAGTTTGAATCATTCATTCGAGATCTCCCCAAAACGGAGACGCATTTGCACATGGAAGGGGCCTGCCCTTACGAATTATTGAAAGCCATGGATCCGGTGAAATACGCAAATCCACCCGCGTTCTGGGCGGACGATTTTCGCTACGAGAGTTTTGACCAATTCATGGGATGGTATGTGGAATACTGCTTGGCCTTTTTTAATTCTGCCCAGCGTTACCATGAAGCAATGAAGATCGTGCTGGGCAACTGTGTCGCCCAAGGCTGTCGCTACGTGGAGACCAGTTTTCATTTGCCGGTGGTATTGGGAATGGAAGATTCGGGGCCTACCTTGATTGATGCTGTTCGCAGTGCTGCGCCGCAAGGATTGGAACTGAGGATTTTTGCCGGTATGAGTCATGATGATTACAAAGATGCTGGTGCAGAGCTCATTGAAGAATGCCTGACCTGGAAGGGGCTGGATGGCATTGATCTGCATGGTCAGGAGTATCTTCCTCTGGAGCCTTGGACCGCCGATGTTTGGCAACGTGCGCGTGCTGCGGGGAAATTTACCAAAGCGCATGCAGGGGAGTTTATGCCCGCCTCATTTGTCGATAAAGTGCTGGATGAAATTGGTGCCGAACGGATTCAACACGGAGTTCGTTCCGTGGAGGATCCTTCTACGGTTCAACGTTTGGTCGATGACCAAATCGCATTAGACGTTTGCCCCATCAGTAACCTCAAGCTCGCTGTCCAGGGTGTAACCACCATGGCTGATCACCCCATTCGCCAACTCTTTGACGCCGGTGTGAAAGTGACCATCAACTCCGATGATCCTTTCTTCTTTGGCAATCGCTTGAGTGAAGAGTACTACGCGCTCAATCAAGATTTGGGTTTTTCCAAAGAGGAGCTTACCCAGATTGCTGGTAATGGTTTTGATATTGCCCTTGTTGATGAAAGTATTCGGCAGCGGCTGAAGGACGAGTTGGCGGACTATTGTGCAGGTTGAGATTGTTGATAATTGACCCCTGACCCTGTTTTTTAACTCCCTGGAATTGTTTTGAAAGGTCATTGCTTTTGGGACGACCTAGTCTCTGTATTGCATCATTATGTCTCAAACGCCTTTCTACGAGACGGATAAAGCCGTCGCTGAATATTTGCTTTTTCACTATGGGTCTTCGGAAGAGATCTTGCCGTATCCTGGTGGGCCTACGAATGCCTTACATTATCCTGTGCGTTGCATCGTGGAGTGTTTTGATTCGGCCTTGCTGCCTTCCAATGCACGGGGGTTGGATCTGGGTTGTGCGGTTGGGCGATCGAGTTTTGAAATGGCTCGCATTTGTGGCTCGGTCTTGGGGATTGATTATTCGCATCGATTTATTGAGGCGGCTGACCGCTTAAAAAATGATGGCGTTTTGAGCTATGAGCGGACGGACGAAGGTGATTTAAGCACCACCTTGGAAGCATCGATCCCGGAGGGGGTGGATGGGACGAAAGTTACCTTTGAACAAGGTGATGCCACAGATTTGCCAGCAGGCATTGGAAGCTTCGATGTGCTGTTGGCTGCAAATCTCATTGATCGATTGGAGGATCCTAGACGCTTTCTGGATTCCCTGCCCGATTTGCTCAATCCAGGTGGACAGTTGGTTATCACATCTCCCTACACTTGGCTGGAGGAATATACGCCAAAGTCCAACTGGTTAGGAGGATTTGAACGTGACGGATCCGTCGTACGAACCCTCGAGGGATTGGAATCCGCTTTGGAATCTCATTTTGTGAAGGTTAAGGCTGTCGACCTTCCATTCCTGATTCGCGAACACGCGCGAAAGTTTCAGTGGAGCGTGGCTCAAGGGACGATCTGGGTTAGGAAGTAGTCGGTCAGGAACATTTACAGTTCCTGATAAGGGGTAACATCTTTGGTAATGATGGCCCGAGCGATTTGCTCCCGGGGGGGTATCAGGTATATTATCAGCAAAGCGTTAATCCATTTACTTCTTCTTATCATGAGTGCACCACAATCTACTTTAAACAGGTGTCATTCCTTTGTCGTTTGTCATCTGAACGATGAACAGAAATCGGATCGGCCTTTCAAAGTTCAAATGCCGTTTATAACCATCTCGCGGCAAACAGGAGCCGGCGCTCGAACTCTTGGGCAACGACTGCAAAGGCTCTTGGATGCCGATATGCCCTTGGTCGAAAACCAATGGACCTTGTTTGATCGAGATCTTGTGCAGACGGCTATGCGTGAGCATGGTCTGCCCGAGCGCTTCGCCCGATACCTGCCGGAAGCACATGTTTCCGAAATTGGTTCGTTGATCAGTGAGCTGCTGGGATTGCACCCGCCGATCTGGGAATTGAATCAGGATGTATTCGAAACCTTGATTCATTTAGCCAATCTTGGCGGAGTTATTCTTGTCGGCCGCGGATCAATGTCGTGACAAGAAAATTGAATCATGGGATCCATCTGAGATTGGTAGCAGGTAAGGAGACGCGAATTAAACGTTCTGCTGACTACTACCGGATTAGCCGTGATGAAGCTGCTGAGTTTATTGAGCATGAAGATAAAGCTCGAAGCGTTTGGGTGCGTGAGAACTTTGGAGAGAATATAAACGATCCCAGTTGTTACGATCTATGTATCAATACGGATCGGATTTCTGTCAGCGATGCGGCCCATATGATCGTGGAAGAAATGAAACGGAAATTTCCGGTACCTGCGGAACATTGAGATAAAATCGGACGGATACTTTTTGGCTGAAAATAAAGTTGATTAGGCAGGTTTGGAAGTTCCTGATGCAGGCTTCGTCTCTGAATCCTGCAATGCACTCTCCTAGTTTGTTCTACCGCCACCGAATTTCAATTTTTGGCGGATTCTGTTACCGGGTATGAAAAAACCGGAAGGCAGATTCTGGCAGCCGAATTTCCCTCATGCTCCCGATCGCTGGCCATTCTTTTATGGGTGGGTGATCGTGATCGTAGGAACCCTTGGCATTCTCTGCAGCATTCCTGGGCAGACGATGGGTGTGAGTGTCTTCACGGATGTATTAATTGAGAAGTTGGGATTAACGCGGATGCAACTAAGTATTGCTTACCTGGCTGGCACTACCATGAGTGGTTTTCTTCTGCCCAAAGGGGGTCGAGCATTTGACCTGTATGGAAGTCGGAGAACGGCCTTTGTGGTTTCTTTGTTGTTGGGCGGTGTGCTTATCTTTTTCAGCTATTCTGATTATGTGACTGTGGGTGCCCAACGTTTGGTCGGAAGCTCGAACTGGATCATTGCCTTCGCCATCATTCTGCTGGGGTTTTTTGCGCTTCGGTTTACAGCCCAAGGAATGATCACCATGGCGTCCCAGGCAATGATTGGGAAGTGGTTTCACGAACGGCGAGGCCTGATTATGGCTATCAGTGGCGTGTTTGTAAGCGTGGCTTTCTCCATGACCCCTTTGGTGTTCAACTGGATGATTGAACAGTTCACCTGGAGGGGTGCCTGGTTGGTGATGGCGGGGATCCTGATCTTTGGGCTTAGTTCGGTTTGTTACATTTTTTATCGAGACAATCCGGAAGAGAGTGGACTGGAGATGGACGGTCCGCTTAAAGGCACGGGTGCCAAAACAACGCATCCCGACAATGTCATCGTGCGTGACTTTACCCGCAATGAAGCGGTTCGCACCGTGGGCTTCTGGGCCTTTGCCAGTGCCTTCATCTGGTGGGCCCTATTTGGCACGGGATATACTTTTCACGTAGTAGCGATCTCCGGAGAATTGGGTATGGAAAAGTCGACTCTGCTTTACCTGTTCTTTCCAGCATCTATCGCGAGTATGATCGCCAACTTCCTGATCGGCTACGTCAGCGACTACATCCGTATTAAATACGTGCTGATGGCTATGTGCCTGGGGATGCTGCTGGTTCCGGCCGGACTTTTGCTCATGCCAGAAACACTTGGGTTCGGACTTTTTATTGTGGGGATGGGAATCACCAATGGGGCTTTCGCCAACTTGAGTGGAAACATCTGGCCTCGCTTTTTTGGGCGCACTCACTTGGGAGCCATCCATGGGTTCAATGCATCCGTCACGGTGATTGGCAGTGGAATCGGTCCTGCTCTGTTTACGACCTTCAAAGATTATGGAGCGGGGTTCAACGGTATGTTCTGGATGGGATTGACTGTTCCGTTCCTTGTGCTGCTTTTGAGTCTCTTCGCCGACAATCCCCAGCGGAAGTTGGCAGAGAACAGCTGACTTTTTCAGGTGCTGCTTTTTTGAACAGAAGAGAACGAAGAAAACGAAGGGTATTGAAAGCGGCATTGCCGGAGGCAATTACCCTACCATTCATGATCGAGGTAGGGCCATCGCGTCCTCGCGATGCCGCAGAATGTCCGTGTGGTGAATGTCTTCTAGGATGTCCGCGGCCTCAGCTGTACATGTTTCGACTCACCGATCAACCGGTAGCCGATCTTTTGGTAGATGCTGTTTGAGGTCGGATTGTCCAGGTCAGTGAACAGGGCGGTAAATTTCCAGCCATCGTCCAATAGCTTCCGGGTCAATTGCGCGACACCACTCGTTGCGTATCCTCTTTTTCGGTACTCTGGAGGTGTGTAGACCATATTGACAGAGATTCCATTCACCATGGGGCGAGCGGTTGCCAGGGTGGATAGAACTTGTCCGTCTTCCTCGTAGAAATAATAGAGATCCTGTTCAGTATCGGTTTTCAGCTTGTCTCGAGCTTCGGAACGCAGGGGCTCTTGATTGAGCGACTCAATGTGAAAAGCAATCATCCAATCAGTAAGCTTTTCAATTTCATCCATGGTAACCGGACGTATGGTTCCTGGTCCCAGCAATGTCGGATCAACCTTCCGGCATTCATAGATGCCCTGGTTCATGGTGAAGGTGTTTTCCAGTCCGAAGCGTGGCATGGCCAAAGCCGTATAGGATTCAACAAGCGCGGGTTTACCTACAGCGCCGACAATGTCCATGCCTTCTGTCTCCAAAAAATTGATGAAACATTGTAGCGCCTGGGTTGTTTCGATTTTGGGAGACCAGAGTCCGTAATCAAAGGGTGGGGTGCGCCAGCCAGCTAGTTCAATCTTCCCGCCATCCTCAACTGTGACCCACAGGTGTTCGTCCGACTGTTGATCTTTATTTTCCGAAATCGATTTGAGGATACCAACAATCAGATTGTTGGCTCCTTCCTGTTCCAGGAGCTGAGGACGAAGTTTCTCCCACAATATCGCTGGGTCGCCATATCGGATAACTTCCATCCGAGGAGCCTAGTGAAGGAAAGTACGTATGCCAGTGTGAATATGAACCATCCCGTATTCATCGGTGGCCTGTGCTACATCATCAGAACGAAGGCTTCCGCCTGTTTCTACGACATACTGAACATTGGTTCGGCTGGCCCGGTCGATGTTGTCGCGGAAAGGAATAAAGGCGTCAGAGCCGAGCGTGATGCCAGAGAAGGTATTGATCCACTCGGCGCGTTCTTGTTTGGAGATCGGTTCCGGGCGTTCGGTGAAGCTTTCAAGCATCATGGCTTCCTCGCGAGCGCTCAACGAATCCCACAGCAGGTATTGATCGATCAGGTTGGTCTTAACGACTTTGGGGAGCTTGTCCTGAAAGTGAAGATTACGAACCTTCGGGTGACGTTGCAGAAACCATTTTTCTGCCTTGTCGCAAGCGAGACGTGTGCAGTGGATACGTGACTGTTGTCCGGCTCCTAGCCCAACGATTTGTCCATCATAGGCCAAGGAAATGGAATTCGACTGGGTGTATTTTAAAGTGATGGCTGCGACGAGGAGCGTTTGGTAGGCACTCTCTGGAATGTCCGTGTTGCGTGAAACAATATTCGTCAGGTCGTCTCGGGTAATGATTTTGTGATTTCGTTCCTGGGACAGCTGAATGCCAAACAATTCGCGCATCTCCATGGGATCCGGATCGTAGTCAGGATCGATTTCGAAAATGAGGAAGTTGCCTTTTTTCTTTTGCTTGAGGATCTCCAACGCTTCAGGCTCGTAGCCTGGCGCAATTAGTAGGTCGCAGACTTCCGTCTTTAGGAACTGTGCCAAGCTTACATCCACCACATCACTGACTGCGGCGGCATCGCCAAACGAGCACATGCGATCGCCTCCGCGAGCTCGAACGTAGGCACTGGCGAGTGGGGAGAAATCGGTATGCTTGAGAAACTGGGATTCCTTGAACTCATCGTCGATCTCCTTGGCCACAGCCGCCCCAGCTGGACTCACATGTTTGTAGGAAGCAGCACTGGGAAGTCCGGTTGCTTGGCGCAGCTCGCGAACCAACTGCCAGGCAGTAATTGCATCGAGCAAGTTTATGAAAGAAGGAGCACCATTGAGTAGTTTTAATGGCTCACCTGAAGTGAATGAAACGGGTTTGGTTTGTTGGTGTGGATTGGCACCGTAGCGGAGTTCGATCATGGTCGGTCGGATAAGTGAATAAGTTAATTCAGATTTGCGGAAGCAAAGCAGCTTTGGAGTCCTGAGACGTTTGTCACCTCAAATATGCTCTTACAAAAAATACATCACGATTTCGGATGCAGATACACCCAAGTCGCTCCCCAACCTCCAGTTCGATCATCGGCCAAATGAAAATCGCGAACCGTTTCCAATTTCGGGAGCAGTGCATGAACAGTCGCTTTGATGGTACCAATTCCGCGGCCGTGGACGACACGCACCTTGAGGATATCTTTTTCCTGGCAGAGCTCCAAGTAGTCAGTGACCAGGTCCTTCACATCCTGAGGCCTGAACTGATGAAGATCTAATTCACCATCGATGGGGTATTCGACCGGATCCGCGTCCTCCATCGCTCAACAGGAACGACCACCTTCGGTTTGCGGTTCGCTAACAATGGCACCTGGAAGAGGAGGAAGGGAAGGCTCGAGGACACCTTTCGCTTTGGGCCAGGCGATGAAGGCTTCTGCAATCATCCAGATTTCAAGGGCCACAGTGGCTAGTCCAATGAAAACTAAATGCCACTGACTTTGTGCGATCCAGCCGGTTGGTTTGAAGAGTTCAATCCCCATGGCAATACCCGGAAGTATGAGCATAAAGATCGTGGGTATTGCTACAAAGAAGACCGGAAGGTTGCGGCGCCACATCCAGAAAGTGATCACGAGAAATGCTAATCCACCTAGTAACTGATTGGTGGCTCCAAACAACGGCCAGAGGATGAGCCCGCCTTTGCCTGCTGACTCCCAACCCCAGGGTGAACCGGGTAGCGGAATGGCTGCAATAAAGCCGGCCAGGATGATGGCGAAGATGGTGGCCCCGTGTTTATTGGTGAGCCAACCAAATGGATTCATGCCAGTTGCTTGCAATTCTCCGCTTTCGGATTTGGGAACAAAGGTGGAAGCGAGCTCTTGAATAACATAGCGCTGTAAACGGCAGGCTGTATCTAAAGTGGTTGCTGCAAAGGATGCCACGAAAACACCCATCAGGGCAACGGCGAATGCGGCTGACAATCCGAGGGCCTGAAGAAAGTTTGCGGAGCCTTCGATAAAGGCACCGATCTTTGCTCCTAGTCCCTGAGCCGTCATCCAGGAAGCGTAGCGCGCTTCATAGGCGGCACTTCCTGTGAGTACTTCACCACCTACGGTAGCTGCACCCAATCCAAGTCCTGCGACACAAGCAAGAATGACCAGGGTCGCCAGGAATCCTTCAGTGAGCATGGATCCGTAACCTACGAATTGAGCATCGGTTTCGCATTTCACCTGTTTGGAAGAAGTGCCCGATGAGACCAGGCAGTGGAACCCACTGATGGCTCCGCAGGCGATGGTTATAAATAGAAAGGGGAAAATCCAGGGAGCGCCCTCGGGTGCCCAGCGAAATGCCGGAGCCACGATTTCGAGACTGGTTCGCCCTGCCTCTTCCGAAACGGGAGTTCCGCCAATGATGGCTGCTACGGCCAGGCCGAGAACAACCAGTGCCAGCGCTGAGAGTAATTGAAGCGAGTTAATGAAATCCCTCGGTTGTAATAAGGTCCAGACCGGCAGGACCGACGCGATGTAGGAATAAATCAAGAGTATGAGTACCCAGGCAAACAGGCTGATGCCGTCATTCAACGCACCAGGCTCTCCACCCAATGTATAATTCACAGCATGGAAGATTCCCCAATCGCTAAAGATAATAGAGACATACATCACCGCGAGAGCGATGATGGAAGGGACCAGGATGTTGACGCCTTTGCGGTGAAGGGAAACGCCGATAATGATGGCTAGAGGAATTTGGACGAGGCAGGGAAAAATGGCGGACGGGTAGAGATCGAACACATTGGCGATAACCAGGCCGAAGATGGCCAATACAATCGTCAGCGCCATAAAGAGGATGGAGAGGAAAAGGAGACGGGTGCGTTTGGTTAAGATGCGTCCGGCGATATCGCCTACCGTTTGGCCGCGATTTCGCATGGATACGACAAGACTTCCAAAGTCGTGCACAGCTCCTATTAATATAGAACCGAAGAGAACCCATAGAAGTGCAGGAACCCATCCCCAGATCACGGCAAGAGCAGGACCCACAATCGGACCCGTGCCGGCAATC
This genomic stretch from Opitutia bacterium ISCC 52 harbors:
- a CDS encoding VOC family protein, whose translation is MINVNQLNHTAIHVANLDKSVEFYRDVLQLEQMGRPDFDFPGAWFQTGPDQELHLICKDAQDYTVPLEWHTAYRIPDMAAAVAHLEKMGIDYEGPRYRPDGPLQLFLNDPDGHVIELTQLDV
- a CDS encoding galactose mutarotase, which gives rise to MFRRLLSFSILAVCVSAYWGCTKLGTVTEEAWGTLPTGEAVTLYTLTNPSGMEVKITNYGGIIVSLATPDREGELEDLVLGYHTLDEYVERNPLFGAIVGLYANRVETGLVELDGEQVQLFVRELPGQVPVHTHGGSVGLDEVVWTATTGRKQKAVYLNLQYLHPDGQDGYPGPVHVSVTYGLTNDNSLVVYYEASTEKTTVLNLTNHSYFNLIGGGIGNVRNHVVQLYSDELTEVKPGLIPNGNFIPVKDTPFDFNMPKRIGLEIDDSNEQLRLGRGYDHNYVLRKSDQKGAELFATVYEPTSGRIMEVFTDQPGVQFYTANGMRGITGKYGVEYGPRSGFCFETQHYPNSPNHPHFPSTVLRPGEIFKSTTAFTFSAE
- a CDS encoding adenosine deaminase family protein; its protein translation is MPYTADPEFESFIRDLPKTETHLHMEGACPYELLKAMDPVKYANPPAFWADDFRYESFDQFMGWYVEYCLAFFNSAQRYHEAMKIVLGNCVAQGCRYVETSFHLPVVLGMEDSGPTLIDAVRSAAPQGLELRIFAGMSHDDYKDAGAELIEECLTWKGLDGIDLHGQEYLPLEPWTADVWQRARAAGKFTKAHAGEFMPASFVDKVLDEIGAERIQHGVRSVEDPSTVQRLVDDQIALDVCPISNLKLAVQGVTTMADHPIRQLFDAGVKVTINSDDPFFFGNRLSEEYYALNQDLGFSKEELTQIAGNGFDIALVDESIRQRLKDELADYCAG
- a CDS encoding putative 4-mercaptohistidine N1-methyltransferase yields the protein MSQTPFYETDKAVAEYLLFHYGSSEEILPYPGGPTNALHYPVRCIVECFDSALLPSNARGLDLGCAVGRSSFEMARICGSVLGIDYSHRFIEAADRLKNDGVLSYERTDEGDLSTTLEASIPEGVDGTKVTFEQGDATDLPAGIGSFDVLLAANLIDRLEDPRRFLDSLPDLLNPGGQLVITSPYTWLEEYTPKSNWLGGFERDGSVVRTLEGLESALESHFVKVKAVDLPFLIREHARKFQWSVAQGTIWVRK
- a CDS encoding cytidylate kinase-like family protein, translated to MSAPQSTLNRCHSFVVCHLNDEQKSDRPFKVQMPFITISRQTGAGARTLGQRLQRLLDADMPLVENQWTLFDRDLVQTAMREHGLPERFARYLPEAHVSEIGSLISELLGLHPPIWELNQDVFETLIHLANLGGVILVGRGSMS
- a CDS encoding cytidylate kinase-like family protein; translation: MTRKLNHGIHLRLVAGKETRIKRSADYYRISRDEAAEFIEHEDKARSVWVRENFGENINDPSCYDLCINTDRISVSDAAHMIVEEMKRKFPVPAEH
- a CDS encoding MFS transporter, translated to MKKPEGRFWQPNFPHAPDRWPFFYGWVIVIVGTLGILCSIPGQTMGVSVFTDVLIEKLGLTRMQLSIAYLAGTTMSGFLLPKGGRAFDLYGSRRTAFVVSLLLGGVLIFFSYSDYVTVGAQRLVGSSNWIIAFAIILLGFFALRFTAQGMITMASQAMIGKWFHERRGLIMAISGVFVSVAFSMTPLVFNWMIEQFTWRGAWLVMAGILIFGLSSVCYIFYRDNPEESGLEMDGPLKGTGAKTTHPDNVIVRDFTRNEAVRTVGFWAFASAFIWWALFGTGYTFHVVAISGELGMEKSTLLYLFFPASIASMIANFLIGYVSDYIRIKYVLMAMCLGMLLVPAGLLLMPETLGFGLFIVGMGITNGAFANLSGNIWPRFFGRTHLGAIHGFNASVTVIGSGIGPALFTTFKDYGAGFNGMFWMGLTVPFLVLLLSLFADNPQRKLAENS
- a CDS encoding GNAT family N-acetyltransferase, with the protein product MEVIRYGDPAILWEKLRPQLLEQEGANNLIVGILKSISENKDQQSDEHLWVTVEDGGKIELAGWRTPPFDYGLWSPKIETTQALQCFINFLETEGMDIVGAVGKPALVESYTALAMPRFGLENTFTMNQGIYECRKVDPTLLGPGTIRPVTMDEIEKLTDWMIAFHIESLNQEPLRSEARDKLKTDTEQDLYYFYEEDGQVLSTLATARPMVNGISVNMVYTPPEYRKRGYATSGVAQLTRKLLDDGWKFTALFTDLDNPTSNSIYQKIGYRLIGESKHVQLRPRTS
- a CDS encoding phosphoribosylaminoimidazolecarboxamide formyltransferase; the protein is MIELRYGANPHQQTKPVSFTSGEPLKLLNGAPSFINLLDAITAWQLVRELRQATGLPSAASYKHVSPAGAAVAKEIDDEFKESQFLKHTDFSPLASAYVRARGGDRMCSFGDAAAVSDVVDVSLAQFLKTEVCDLLIAPGYEPEALEILKQKKKGNFLIFEIDPDYDPDPMEMRELFGIQLSQERNHKIITRDDLTNIVSRNTDIPESAYQTLLVAAITLKYTQSNSISLAYDGQIVGLGAGQQSRIHCTRLACDKAEKWFLQRHPKVRNLHFQDKLPKVVKTNLIDQYLLWDSLSAREEAMMLESFTERPEPISKQERAEWINTFSGITLGSDAFIPFRDNIDRASRTNVQYVVETGGSLRSDDVAQATDEYGMVHIHTGIRTFLH
- a CDS encoding Smr/MutS family protein, translating into MEDADPVEYPIDGELDLHQFRPQDVKDLVTDYLELCQEKDILKVRVVHGRGIGTIKATVHALLPKLETVRDFHLADDRTGGWGATWVYLHPKS
- a CDS encoding carbon starvation protein A, giving the protein MFTLAIAIGALVLYLIAYNTYGKWLARKIFKLDPEATVPSVALNDDKDYVPTDRGIIFGHHFTSIAGTGPIVGPALAVIWGWVPALLWVLFGSILIGAVHDFGSLVVSMRNRGQTVGDIAGRILTKRTRLLFLSILFMALTIVLAIFGLVIANVFDLYPSAIFPCLVQIPLAIIIGVSLHRKGVNILVPSIIALAVMYVSIIFSDWGIFHAVNYTLGGEPGALNDGISLFAWVLILLIYSYIASVLPVWTLLQPRDFINSLQLLSALALVVLGLAVAAIIGGTPVSEEAGRTSLEIVAPAFRWAPEGAPWIFPFLFITIACGAISGFHCLVSSGTSSKQVKCETDAQFVGYGSMLTEGFLATLVILACVAGLGLGAATVGGEVLTGSAAYEARYASWMTAQGLGAKIGAFIEGSANFLQALGLSAAFAVALMGVFVASFAATTLDTACRLQRYVIQELASTFVPKSESGELQATGMNPFGWLTNKHGATIFAIILAGFIAAIPLPGSPWGWESAGKGGLILWPLFGATNQLLGGLAFLVITFWMWRRNLPVFFVAIPTIFMLILPGIAMGIELFKPTGWIAQSQWHLVFIGLATVALEIWMIAEAFIAWPKAKGVLEPSLPPLPGAIVSEPQTEGGRSC